Part of the Triticum urartu cultivar G1812 chromosome 2, Tu2.1, whole genome shotgun sequence genome, CAAGAACAGCGCCGGTAGGAGCAGCGCCACCACGACGCAAAACATCTCCAGCCGCAGCTCGACCTCCACCGCACCTAGAAAAGCCCTGCCATATACATGTGCAGCGCCATGCGACATCACCTCCCCCACTCTCGCTCTTGAGCTTCCGTCGGGATTCATGGGCCTTGGGCTTCCGCTGGAGCACAACACGGGAGTCCCAAGCCATGACGACACGCGAGGACGCTGCAACCCACCTCCTCTCCCGCCGCGACACCCTAATGTTGGGTCCGACAGAGCTCCTCTCTGCCGTCGTCGGCGCATGGCTGCTCTTCCCTCCGTACCCACAGCGAGGAGAGAGGGTGGGATGGAGTGTAGCATGGTTTGTTTATGAGTGAGGGGTGGGGTGAGGAGAGAAGTGGATAAGACATAAGAGACAAGTGGTCATGGGAAGATCAAGGCGTTTGTTGCGGACCGTGTTTCTTCAAACGGCAAAATTCGCTGACTAGGTGATCTCACCTGCTCTAAGATTCATGTCAGGATCCAATGGCCTAGGAGATGTTCGTTCCAACAGTCTAAAAATCAGATGTCAGATTTTAGTGTTTCCAATAAGTTGTTGGTTGCTCGACCGAACTTTCTTTTAGTCTAACCATACTCTTTATTACTGATCGATAACAAGGCTCCTAGGAATACAATTTAGGTCTGGAGTATTAAGTAGCCACACGTCCCAAACGAAAGTCCTAGAGCGTGTTTAGCGAGGCTCCGTGCCTCAATATTGGTATCACGTCCTTCAAAGATGAAGGAGCATCTTGCAAATTGCCTTGATGTCGCTATAATCTCTTTGATAATGCTTGCATACTGTCCACCTGTGCCTTTCTTGATGTCATTTACCACACCCTTGCAGCCCAATGCTATGATCACATGTGATAGAGAAAGATCAAAGGCAATAGAAAGGGCTTCACGGCACGCCAAAGCATCCAAGGTCACCAGATCTACCCGCGAGCATTTGAATGTGGAGGATGCTAAGTACGTGCCTACATCATCCCTGCAAACGGTGGAATATGAACCTTCCAAAGAGCTCCGAGCAACAGCCCCGTCAACTTTTATCTTGGCAAAACATGGCTCATGAGGGGCCATCGTCGCCTTGTGGCTGTAGCAGGAGTAGCAATTTTTTTACGAACCAATtcgtggttggatggttaggaggacagtggtaTCCCCGTACCATCAGGGTTGAAGTCCTAGACTCGACATTGATGCTCACATTATTCTTGGATATATTTCAGACTTCCGACGATGTTTATTCAGCGGGAGAAGACGTTCCTATCGATCACGAGGCGTGTGGTGACTTTGTAAAATCTTAAGATGTTATGCcagctcagtctctcggaggtgctcatagcgATAGGGTGTGCGTGCGCATGCGTTCATAGGAATGAGTGTATGCTCGTGTATGTCAGCGACTTTGATTATACTGTGTTTAGGGAAAAAAATGTTCTTTTTTTGATTTATACTAGATATAACCCTGATTTTTGAGCTCAGCGTTGGCCTGACCCAAAATAACACGGCACTTTGTCACGAAATTCTTGTTGTATCCGGAACTCCCGGAACCTGGCGTGTCGAGGCCCATCACTGTTGCGTTGGGCCATCTGCAAACATAGGCGGACACGTTCTCTAGCGTTTCGTTGCCCCAAATAAGGCGAGCAGCAATCTTCGACGGGCCCCGTGCACCAAGTCCCAAAACCTGCCGTAGCCGCACGCCATGCAAAACCTGCTTCTCCCcaatgccgccgccgccgcgccctggTGCGCGCAGCCGCGGCGGCGGCCATCCCGCCTCTCCGTGCGCGCCTCGGCGTCGTCACCGTCGGCGCCTCGGCGGGAGACCGACCCGAGGAAGCGGGTGGTGATCACGGGGATGGCCGTGGTGTCCGTGTTCGGGAACGACGTGGACGCGTACTATGCCCGGCTCCTCGCCGGGGAGAGCGGCGTCGGCGCCATCGACAGCTTCGACGCCTCCGGGTTCCCCACCCGCTTCGCCGCCCAGATCCGCGGCTTCTCCTCCGAGGGCTACGTCGACGCCAAGCTCGACCGCCGCCTCGACGACTGCCACCGCTACGCCCTCGTCGCCTCCAAGAAGGCCCTCGAGTCCGCCTGCCTCGCCGCCGGGTCCAGCGCCATGGAGAAGGTCGACAAAGAACGTGCCGGCGTGATCGTCGGGTCCGGCATGGGCGGCATcacggccttctccgacggcgtcgAGAACCTCGTGACCAAGGGGTACAGGAAGATATCTCCCTTCTGCATCCCGCACGCCATCACCAACACGAGCTCCGCCATGATCGCCATGGACGCGGCCGTCGGCTTCCGGGGCCCTAACTACTCGATCTCCACGGCATGTGCCACCTCCAACCACTGCTTCCACAGCGCCGCCGACCAGATCCGGTTGGGCCGAGCCGACGTCATGGTCGCCGGTGGCACCGAAGCCGCCATCATTCCAATAGGGCTCGGTGGGTTCGTGGCGTGCAGAGCGCTGTCGCAGAGGAACGACGACCCCGGCACGGCGTCGAGGCCGTGGGACAAGGACCGCGATGGCTTTGTCATGGGCGAAGGAGCCGGAATACTGGTATATTCGATACTCCCCTCTCCCCCCTTTTTCTGAAGTTGAAGAAACCTCTTGTGACTATTAATTTAATAACACTGTAtaatataaattatttattgtaAATCGTATACTATTAAATATTTATTTTAATGTAAAATCCAATTGTATAATCTTATAAGATGGAACTTATCTTTTGTTCGGtcaatatttggtcaaagttgaAATCTGAATCGATTTTGCTAAAGCAGATGTAGGTGTGTCCTAGGCAAAATTATAAGCGGCATAAAAGGTAAAGTTATGGATATATAATAGCAGAATGTTGTAGAACTATTTTAGATCCAGTTATTTATCTTTTTTGTTGCAGTTCAAATAGAATGATCTACAATGGTCACACCTATATATACATCTATTTTTCAGATTTTCTTTAGCAATAGATTCTTCTTCTTAGATCAATGAAATATTTTCTATTTATTATTTGGAATCCCGGATTCTATTTTGCATCTTTGGGGCATAAGTGTTATACAAACATCATTACTTTTTCTTCTTACTATTCGCTAATGATCATTTTGAAATAAAAATGCAGGTCATGGAAAGCCTCGAGCATGCAATGAGACGCGACGCTCCGATTCTGGCGGAGTACTTGGGAGGCGCCGTAAACAGCGACGCTTACCACATGACTAATCCGAGACCAGATGGCTGCGGCGTGTCGGTGTGCATCAGGCAGAGCCTTGAAAACGCAGGCGTCACACCAGAGGAGGTGACGATCATATGTTTTAGTTTCTACCATTTGAAATTGTGTATTAATCTCGATCACCATTTGGTAATTACTTCCAAGTTGGGTCATGAATTGTAAATTAAATGTTTCACCGCAGGTCAATTACATAAATGCTCATGCAACCTCAACCCCCGCTGGAGATCTTGCAGAGGTGAATGCTTTGAAGCAAGTTTTCAAGGACCCATCTCGGATTAAACTGAACGCAACCAAGGTCCATTTTTTTAATCTTGGAAGCTTCAAAGACATTTGTATAATTCATTTGGAATTCATTTGGATGTATGTTTCTTTCTGATGAGTGAAACCTCTTTTTTTTTCTAGTCAATGATAGGGCATTCCCTAGGTGCAGCGGGCGGTTTGGAGGCCATCGCTACCATCAAAGCAATAACCACCGGATGGGTGCATCCTACTATAAACCAATTTGTAAGTACTTATTTATGTTCGAAATAGTATGTCATTTTGTACGTATGTTCAAATTGCATTACAAGTGCAATGTATGATTACATGTTACTAGCAATTGGAATCTTTGTAAATTACAGAACCCAGAGCCGGAAGTTGATCAATTTAACACGGTGCGTAGTGTAAAGCAACAGCATGAAGTACACGTTGGTGAGTAATATGTATTCAAATGCAAAATACAAATGGAACGGGGCACACCCTATACACTCCTTACTCATTTCTTTCTACCCTTTACATAAAATGCAGGTATCTCCAATTCATTTGGATTCGGAGGACAAAATTCAGTGGTGGTATTTGCGCCATTTAAGTCCTAATGTGTGTTCTATTTATTGCGGTGTATGCGATTAGGGCAGGCGGCCACGAATATGTTTTAGCCCACAATGATGGTATGGTCTTTCGAGTAGACTTTTCACCACCCATTTCGTCTTAGGCATGGTTATGATCTTGTATGACTTTATGCCAGTTATGTAGAGGACGAGTATATGCTTTTTATGCTTGTACCGCCTGATGAGACGTTTTGAGTTAATAAAAGTGACATTTATCGGGGGGAAACTGTCCGTTCAACAATAAGTGTTGTTTGACCAATATGTTGGACATTATGTTGGCAAGAAAGGTGAAGCAACATGGAGGCAACTTCTGAGAAATTACAAAAGCCGTGAGTTCCGAGGGCGGTGTCTTGTTGTATCAAGTACATTCATCCAGACTTTTGTTTTGGATCACGTGGACTGCATATATGTGCAAGATTTCATGCACTTAAGGTTCCATTTTTAACTTCTTGAACTGCATGTCGTTCTACAGAACGTGATCTCGGCTGCTTTCAAATGATGAAGTTTGTTGCAAAAATGCATCCACCTTTGGAGCTTATATCGATGTATGAAGTTTGACGTGGTGCATTGCAATGGAACAAGCAAATTATATGTGCATCAATTGTTCTATTTGAAAATGCATCGAGGACAACATATATTTAGTTTTCACCACATAGCTATAAACATGAAAGCTAATTATTTTGCCCCATCCGTTTTGGCCACCATGTGCGTCGTTTCTCTTGCTACTCTTGTGTATACAATGAGTATGGTTTGTAATAGCACCACAACAAACGGTCGGTCACATCTTTCTCTTGCTACTCTCCGTTCCATCAACCATTCCTTACATGTAACTTCATACTATACATTTTGCCCTTCATTCATAAAATTAAAATTGGCACAGTAGAGGCCTTTCAATATGTGGTCGCTAAAAAAATACACTATTTGACAATTGGAAGAATTGTAGCCGCTGAAGCCGAACAGGAAGGCCCGCCGCTTTCGATGCGGTCGTCGCGACGAGCATCGAAATTCCCGCAACAGAAGTGCCTGCCGCCACAGTCTTAGTCCCACCCTCGCAGTAGAAGTGCCCACCATCGATGAGGACTCAATACATACTCAGCTCGTCCGGGTGCAGAAGGCAGGTGTTGCCTTCATCAGCTTCCAACTTCCCCAACTTCCCAGGTCCAAGGCTCCCTTGCCTCAACTCAATGTCGGCAAGCTATCAAAGGTGAGTACTCTTGTAGGTGGACATGAATTTGGggggagggggtggtagtggagcaATGGCGACCATCGATGGAACGAAGAGGGTGAGAGAATGAGGGTTTGCAGTGGTGATGAGAATGGAGATGTGGGTTTAGGACGAAGTGTCTCATCTCCTACGCTTCCCAATGCGTGCAGACATGTGCCACATTGCGCCTACTGGAGCATGGCTCTAAGGAAATGACTGATTCGGATATTCCTCCTTAGCCAGAATGGGGTCTGCATTGAGAACCGTGTGGGCCAAGATTTTGGTGCAACCTAGGAAACCCAAGCACACGCATTTTGCATCTGCAGGACCTATATGAGCTGAATACTAACAACCAAACATGTCCTTAGCGGACAATGCACATGCATGTACCAGGACCATGCCCAAGCACCGCCAGCGACCAGGCCTGTGCTATGACCAGCGCATGGGAAGCTGGAACAATAACACCAAGAGCTGAGACCAGTGTTATAATGGGCCACACGACAAAGATGAGGATGCTGCAACCGACATTTAGTGGCGGAGTGTGACGACGAGCAACTAAGGGGGGCCAAAATTTCCAAACTAGAAAAAAAATGTGCATGAAAAGTCAAAAATAGGCGTGTACCCAACGTAAAAGAATTTAAAAAATTGTTACCAGAAACAATAATTGAATAATCATTTCTACTTACCAGAATCAAGTTTTCTTAATTGATATAACCGGAATATGTTGGTTCATCTGATGATCCGAATCATGTTCCTTTAGTTTATACAACATGTTAACCCCCATGGGCCATCAATTAGAACATGTGAGTCATCTTTACGTGGCAATCAAAATTGACATGTAGGAGTTCACTTTCAGCTCATCGGTTGTCGTTACTTTAGGTTTCGGCCGTGGCGCGCAGCACAGCAGCAACATGGGGAGGGAGCAACTGTTGCGTGCATATGCAGGAGCAGCAGCAAGCAACCGGCGTGATGGTTTGTTGGAAATTGGAGCCTCGATGGAGCAGTCGGGAAAGGGGAGAAGTCTACAGTGGAGAAACATGATTGAAGAATTGGGACATGGTGTAGAAATCAAATTTCTATGGAGCGAGAGGCTGGAGACATAATTTCTTTCTACTTGGTAGGAGAGACGAGCGTCAAAGGCTGAGAGGTGTATCGCAGCATTAGGATGGCGAGGAAAGTTGTATATTCATGTTTTGGACCATAATGCTTAGTAATAAATTTTGTTTTTCACTTTTGGAAGGGGGTTCATGACCCCCTTTGGCCTCCAAGAGGCTTCGCGAGTGCCGACATTGGCCGGTGCTGTGATCGATGTACCCGGGAGCTATGATGGGTCTACGGCGCTGCTGTAATGGGAGTAGGGGTGCGTCGACTATGCTGCAACTGGCTCGGGTTGGCGCTGTGACTAGAAACGATGCGTGGTGGTGCCACGAACAAGCGGGGCTGGAGCATCGACGGACACAACAGTGTTGCTAGGTCCAGTGGCTGCGGTGATCCAAGGTCGATGCTGCGAATGGCGACACCCAATGCTGCGAGCGTTCCTCACCGGCATTGTGACGGAACACGCGGCGAGCTGCGACACGGACTATCGTGGTCTCACCTGTGGTGTGTGCTGGGAGCGTGACATTGGGGATGCCGCTAGCGATGTGCAACGAGCTCGTCGCCGTGAGTGCAAGGCGAGGGGCAGAGATGCAGCTGCGCGCGGAGAAAGCTGCAGGAGAGGAATATGAGATATTGGACACGGACGGCTCTTATCGGACGGCTACGCATAAGTACAGCCGACGGCTGCGGAGGTTGCCGGTCGGCTGCCCAGATCGGGCGACCGACGCGATATAACAAGGCACTTTGTCACGACATTCATATTGTACCCGGAATTCTCGGAACCTGGCGTGTCGAGGCCCGTCAGCAACGAAGGCGGACACGTACTTCTTAGCGTGATGTTGCCGCCGACGTATACCCAAAACCTCCCTCCCGCGGGCCATGCAAAACCTGCTTCTCCCGAACGCGGCCGCCGCGCCCTTCTGCGCGCCGCCGGGGCGGCCATCCCGCCTCTCCGTTCGCGCCTCGGCAGTGTCGTCGTCGGCGCCTCGGCGGGAGACCGACCCGAGGAAGCGGGTGGTGATCACGGGGATGGGCCTGGTGTCGGTGTTCGGGAACGACGTGGACGTGTACTACGAGCGGCTCCTCGCCGGGGAGAGTGGCGTCGGCGCCATCGACCGTTTCGACGCCTCCGGGTTCCCCACGCGCTTCGCCGCCCAGATCCGCGGCTTCTCCTCCGAGGGCTACGTCGACGGCAAGCTCGACCGCCGCCTTGACGACATCCACCGCTACGCCCTCGTCGCCACCAGGAAGGCCCTCGAGTGCGCAAGCCTCGCCCCCGGCACCAGCGCCATGGAGAAGGTCGACAAGGAACGGGCCGGCGTGGTCGTCGGCTCCGGCATGGGCGGCATCACGGCGCTCTCCGACGGCATCGCCAGCCTCGTGACCAAGGGGTGCGGGAAGATATCTCCCCTGTGCATCCCGCACGCCATAACCAACATCAGCTCCGCCTTGGTCGCCATGGGCGCTGCCGACGGCTTCCGAGGCCCGAACTACTCGATCTCCACCGCGTGTGCCACCTCCAACCACTGCTTCAACAGCGCCGCCGACCAGATCCGACTGGGCCGAGCCGACGTCATGATCGCCGGTGGCACCGAAGCTGGCATCATCCCGATCGCCCTCGGCGCGTTCTTCGCGTGCAGGGCGCTGTCGCAGAGGAACGTCGACCCCGGCACGGCGTCGAGGCCGTGGGACAAGGACCGCGACGGCTTTGTCCTTGGTGAAGGAGCCGGACTACTGGTATGTTTGATATGCTACACGTATAAACGAGTTACAAGCTTTTGCAAAGAGGGTTATGAGGCTATTCGGTAATGCTCCGCTCCCCAACTCCGCTCCGGAAGTTGGCggagctgcagttcaaatttgcaGAGTTGCGGCTTCCCTGCTCCGCAAATTCTGGGAGTGAGTGATTACTGAACAGGGCCTTAATTTGATTGGTCAATAGGTGACGAGGCGGCCCACCCTTTCTGAAAATCAGGAAGGCAAATTTATGATTGGTCAGTAGATGAAAAAAATCTTAATCAACATGTAATTACGTGTAACTCTTTATATGTTTAACATTATTGGTTTGATATTTACTTACCAAAAGTGCCGTCCTTACGTAAGAGTCCTACAAAATCTGTACTACTACTGGTGTCTTCAAGTTGGCAACTGTTCCCTTGATTCTAGCTAACCGTTGTCCATTCGAATTAGTACGTAAACATCTTGTAAAATCCTTAGGTACGAATAAGCAGCTTACTTACTGTAATCAGTATGCGCATATTTTTGGCAGAGTAGGAGGAACGTTCACTTCACTCACGCCCAACTCCGCAAGAAGACATGTTAGACTTGCAAAGTTTGAACATGCGTTTTATCAGAAGGGCCGTTTTGGCTCTGGGAGCATATGTTCTCAGATAAACAGTAAATTCAAACAAAAACTTGCTTTGTAAACTAATATAATATAAGATTTTATATCACTAATATAAAAcgtcttatattagtttacagaggagGCAGTAAACAAGTTTCACCAATTTTGTTTTTTTATGTGGATGTTCACGTTAGCCTAACATAACAAATTAACAAGCGTGCTTGATAATTTTCATGCGGACGGAATAGCAGTGCTTCGTCAGTGAAAATAATAATTAAAAGTAACATTTGGTGTTTGATTTTTTTTTTCCACAGCTCAAATGCTTAAACTTTTTGACTAAAAATTTGCAGGTACCATTTGGATGTGACAATGAACAcatctatttttttattttctattgACATTTGTAAAAAGAAAACATTTTTTGGTGGGCAGGAGCATATGCTCCCAAGAGCCGAATTGGATTTCTATATTTTATCAATCTATACAAGCACTTCAATCAGACAAGAGAAAAGTCCAGTTTGAACTACCAACTATATATTGTGTTTAGTCCGGTTTCAACACTAAATTATGTAACCTTGTGAAAATTAAATCTTGAATTTCTCAATAGTTTAATATCAAACATAGACTAGTTTTTAGCAGTGGTTTTGTGCTGCAATGATCTATGAAAACTCCAAAGCATATGACTACTACTGTCATATGCACAAATGAGAAGAGATATTCAGTTCTCTTTTGCGCTTCTTTATATCGAACATAAACAATCATGTGAGTATAAACGGGTTGATGATTCATGCTTAATAGTCACACTCGTATAACATTTTCAGAACACCATAATGTGAAATCAACACCAACCCTCCATGTGACTGTTTTGTAGGACAACTTTGTATATTATAAGTTAAAAAATCAACAAAAAATGTGACCATTTATGTTCCTTAGACAAAAAAAGACAATCAATCTACTCATCTCTCTTTATTTTGGTGATATGAACAATCAACAATTTTATGAACATTTGCACATTATAGATTCCTAGCATTTGCTACATCTATGAATGGTGCAACAATTTTTGTCAACACGGAAGTAAAAAACGCTAACGATACCTGGCCTAGGTTCAAGTTCAACATCTTTAAATAGTCAAGGTTTAATATGGACGGCTTCATGTTCCGGGTCCAAATCGGACTTACACGTTGTTCTGGGTGGACCGCAAAGGACGGGGTTCTGGAGGCCAGCTGTGAGTTGTGCGCGAGGAGGCAAATGTGATCTTATCAGATCTGGGTGACATACGTCTGAGCTCGGCTCGGGTCATTCACAAAACATGACGTCGGCACAGGAGGAGTGCGCGAGAACCACTCTTCTTGTAGTTCTCTGATAGCATTTGGAAGAGAATCCTTTTTAAAGAGGTCCAAAACTTCCTCTTCTTCCAAGGTGGTATTAAACTTCCCCCAACCTAGTCATGACATCCACATGGGCCTTTAGAGATTTCTCTGAAATTGTTTTATGGCCTAAAGCCCATCTATATTTCAACACTTGGCTGGCACAAAAAATCGCCATGTTCTTTGCTCTTCTACCATCTCTCCGGTGCATCCATGAAAGAGTGAATGGTGTGAGTGAGTAACCGGTTGTATTGGTGGTAAAATATATTTAGATGTCGAAAACAACCAGGCTTTGCATCTAAGCTTTGTATGTCACAGCCTTGATTGAGCGCTCATATGAATTTATGTACATTGCAAACAAAGTAAAATATCTCTTTGTCTACTATATGTTGAGGAACTCAGTAGTATAAATGTTCTCTATGTTATTGGTGTTCCCGTTATAAAATTAAAACTAATAATTAACATTTATTCTCGCAAACATGAAAAGTATTCCCTCTGATCCATATTAATTATCGCTAAgacggatgtatctagatgtatttcgGTGCTATATAAATCCATTTGAGCAACGactaatatggatcggagggagtactaaaatATCTCGAAGCGGAAACTAGAAAAACTAGCCCATGTTTTTTTTAATATCAAATCAACCAACAAGTGGAATGTTGCTGCCATTCATGTGGGATTGACTTCTAAGTTCTCAATTTTGACACTTAAGAGTTACTCTTATGTTTTTATACTCATCGACATATGGTCACAATAAGTTTCTTGTTTTTTTATGTTAGTGCCCCGTTCAAATGACTACTCTCGCAATATAATTATTTTTTTATTATCTATTAGGCACATGCATATTTTTGTTAAATCCTTTGATGTTTTCATGTTTTCCTATTCATGTAAATGGTTCaaattctctctctctctctctctcactctcacacacacacgcgcgcgcgcgcgcacacacacacacacaatcacGTGAGCGTGTACACTATATAGCATGCATAGCGGCAGTCATACTATACACTTGGTGAGGATCAAGACTATCAAGGAAACCACATTCTTATGATAATAACTAATTCTTTATTAACCTTTCAAAATTTGGCAGACAACACATGCTTCTTAGTAGCTATTATTCCTTCTTACGCCATTCTCTCATAGCTATACCTAGGATCATGCTTCATAGCCATTGGATTCTAGACACATGTCAAGATCATATCCTCGTTTATAATATATTTTCTAACTAGAACGTTCTCGATAAATATTTATCTTTGAATATTCTACCATTTACAATTGCACATATCTAGAATATGTATTCTAATAACTTTATGGCAAATATCAATCTCTTTTAGTTTGTTGAATGTTTCTAGAAGCTTCTAACTTTGCCCTGAAGAATTACTTGCATGCGTATCGTGGGAAATAGTAAGTTACTAGCTCATCAGATCTCATGAATCTTTATAAAGTTCTcacatatgcattgcatattctCAACATCTATAGTTGGCACCCCCCGCAAAAAAAACATCtatagttggcataatttcaggATAATTTGATGTAATCCAATCATCGTTTTATGCGCACTAAGATGCAACAATTACAATTGTGTTTAATGAAAGATAATAGTGGAAGTGGTAACATATTCTCATCTAGCTAGCTTACATGAAATATAATAGTTTCAGTTGCTCTTTATTACCGGTAAGTCCTTGCTATTTTTCACATGAAAAACTCTATACATAATTAGTCAAATCTACTCGTTACACTGGTTGGGTCTGCACTGCCGAAATTTGACACCACTTTTGGTACACCGACATAGAAAAAGCAAATACCTAAACCAGGCTAAGCTCAAAGTTCAACAGTTTAAATAGTTGAGGGTTTAATAACAAACATGGTCTCACATAGTTCAGGGTTCAAGTAAGAATTGGCACAATAATTTTGAGTTTAATATAAACATTTCCCAATAAACAGCAACAGTTTTGTCTAGTTGACAAAAAAAAGAGACTTATGGTCAGATTTTCTAAAATTTACTCAAAACATGTCTACAACATTATTATTTTCGTGAACTGGAGAGAGTATTCCAGTTGCAAGAATATTTTGGAATATTGTTGTTGGGTTTGCTCACCTTCGTAGGGCAACAATACATGCTTCTCTCAAACTTACCACTTTTTTAAGCATAAAAACGGGAGCAGAAGTGAAAAACATCACCAGGAGACTAGCCCATAGACTATCGGTTTTATCCGGCATTGTACATCATTAAACCGTTATTTCATTTGCAGGTCATGGAAAGCCTCGAGCATGCAATGAGACGCGGCGCTCCGATTCTCGTGGAGTACTTGGGAGGCGCTGTAAATAGTGACGCTCACCACATGACTGATCCTAGACCAGATGGCCTTGGTGTTTCATCGTGCATAATGAGAAGCCTCGAAAATGCAGGTGTGGCGCCGGAGGAGGTGACCACCAAATGTTTTTACCTCCTACCAGTCGCAGAATAAACCGGGGCGATTAATCTGGTCATTGCGTTTTTGTTCCTGAACTGGCCAGAGAGTTTTGGCACATGTATAATTATTTTTTCATTCGCATTGCAGGTCAATTACATAAACGCACACGCTACCTCGACCCTTGCTGGAGACCTGGCAGAAGTGAAAGCTTTGAAGCAAGTCTTCAAGGACCCATCCAAGATTAAGATGAATGCAACGAAGGTTAATTGCTCTTCCATGCAGATATGTGTCATTCTAAGCACACATTTTACGTACCTTTGCAACTTCACTGGAGAGATACTCTAGTGAGATGGCTTTTCTAGGGTCTTGATGCATGCAAAACCTGTGTTTCCAGTCCATGATTGGCCATAGCCTTGGCGCGGCAGGTTCCTTCGAAGCCATTGCGACCATCAAAGCGATCACCACCGGATGGGTGCACCCAACTATAAACCAGTTTGTAAGTATATATGAAACTCTAAAAAAGTATTACTAGTGACCATATATATAATGATGCCCGAAGCTCAGCTATATGAGAACATTTGGTTTACATGCACGTAACTGAAATTTTCTTACGATCTATCAATCGCAGAATCCAGAACCGACAGTTGATCAATTTGACACGGTGCCTAATGTGAAACAACAACACAAAGTAAATGTTGGTGAGTATTGTATGCAAATGAAAAATGAAAACGGAATAGTGGATACCCTACAAACTCCTCTCACTAATTCATATATACCCTTTAAAATGCAGGCATCTCCAATTCATTTGGATTTGGCGGACATAATTCAGTGGTGGTATTTGCACCGTTTAAGTCATGATGTGTTGTTTGCACGATCTTCTGATGGACCAATTGTCTTGGATAGAACGGTGAAGTACTTTCCTAGAGGTGAAAAGAAAGAAATTACTAAATGCAAGCAGTTCAGAGGGCCACGACATATTGCAATGAAGGAAAACTTGCATATGTTTGGTTCCATCCAAATGA contains:
- the LOC125541089 gene encoding 3-oxoacyl-[acyl-carrier-protein] synthase I, chloroplastic-like; amino-acid sequence: MQNLLLPNAAAAPFCAPPGRPSRLSVRASAVSSSAPRRETDPRKRVVITGMGLVSVFGNDVDVYYERLLAGESGVGAIDRFDASGFPTRFAAQIRGFSSEGYVDGKLDRRLDDIHRYALVATRKALECASLAPGTSAMEKVDKERAGVVVGSGMGGITALSDGIASLVTKGCGKISPLCIPHAITNISSALVAMGAADGFRGPNYSISTACATSNHCFNSAADQIRLGRADVMIAGGTEAGIIPIALGAFFACRALSQRNVDPGTASRPWDKDRDGFVLGEGAGLLVMESLEHAMRRGAPILVEYLGGAVNSDAHHMTDPRPDGLGVSSCIMRSLENAGVAPEEVNYINAHATSTLAGDLAEVKALKQVFKDPSKIKMNATKSMIGHSLGAAGSFEAIATIKAITTGWVHPTINQFNPEPTVDQFDTVPNVKQQHKVNVGISNSFGFGGHNSVVVFAPFKS
- the LOC125541088 gene encoding 3-oxoacyl-[acyl-carrier-protein] synthase I, chloroplastic-like, with the protein product MQNLLLPNAAAAAPWCAQPRRRPSRLSVRASASSPSAPRRETDPRKRVVITGMAVVSVFGNDVDAYYARLLAGESGVGAIDSFDASGFPTRFAAQIRGFSSEGYVDAKLDRRLDDCHRYALVASKKALESACLAAGSSAMEKVDKERAGVIVGSGMGGITAFSDGVENLVTKGYRKISPFCIPHAITNTSSAMIAMDAAVGFRGPNYSISTACATSNHCFHSAADQIRLGRADVMVAGGTEAAIIPIGLGGFVACRALSQRNDDPGTASRPWDKDRDGFVMGEGAGILVMESLEHAMRRDAPILAEYLGGAVNSDAYHMTNPRPDGCGVSVCIRQSLENAGVTPEEVNYINAHATSTPAGDLAEVNALKQVFKDPSRIKLNATKSMIGHSLGAAGGLEAIATIKAITTGWVHPTINQFNPEPEVDQFNTVRSVKQQHEVHVGISNSFGFGGQNSVVVFAPFKS